The sequence below is a genomic window from Maledivibacter sp..
AAGCTTTTTTACAATGACTAAATCCTCACTTATTGTAGACTTTGCGGCATCAAATAAATTTGTAAAATAATTAAGTGTATATATTTTGTTGGGATTGTCGCATAAAATTTTAATTAATGCCCCTACCCTTTCATTTCTTTTAAGCTTACTCACTCTTTCCTCTCCTATTCGAATGTTTTTTTTATTATATATAATTTTATTCGTTTTTTAAAATTTATTCAATAGATGAATTGTAATAATTGCATTTTTTCAATAGTTTCCTCTATTAATAAAATTGTGGTATAATTTCAATTATGCAAATAGGCTATTTTTTTATATTTTAAAAATTATAGTAAAATAAATTGATGGCTATAATACATATAATAGTAATATGTTAATAAATGTAATTTTATATGGATTTTATTTCTAAAAGTGTAATGAGCCAATACATAGGGACTCAATGTCCTAAAGGTTTTATTCACAATTATATTATATCAAGGAGAGTGTACAATGTTAGATTTTTTGAATAAGAAAAATGTGAATAGTATTCACCTAGTAGGAATTGGTGGGATTGGGATGAGTGCATTAGCAGAAATACTTTTAGATAAGGGATTTAGGATTTCTGGCTCGGATATAAAGTCTTCTCATATAACCCGAAAACTAGAGAACAAAGGTATAAAAATCTATATTGGCCATGATGAAAACAATGTTCTAAATGCTAATATTATTGTATATACTTCTGCGGTAAAGCCCGACAATCCGGAAATAGTAAAAGCTAAGGCCCTTGATATTCCTACTATAGATAGAGCAGAAATGCTTGGTAAGCTTATGATTTCATACGACACGAGCATTGCCGTATCGGGAACCCATGGTAAAACCACAACAACTTCAATGATATCCTTAATATTTGAACACGCTGAGCTAAATCCAACTATATTAGTGGGGGGAGAACTATCGGAAATAGGAGGGAATGTTAAGATAGGTAGTAATGAAATCTTAATTACAGAAGCCTGTGAATATAAAGATAATTTTCTTAAATTCAATCCTAATGTGGGAATAGTACTTAATGTAGATGAAGATCATCTAGATTATTTCAATGATCTTGACCATATTCTTTCAACCTTTTCAAAGTTTGTTAAGCTCATCCCTAAGAAGGGGCATCTCATATTAAATAATGACGATTATGATGTTAAAAAGCTTATTCCCCATGCAAAATGTAATATCATCACTTGTGGAATTAATTTAGCTAGCGATTTTCAAGCAACAAATATAACCTTCAGTGAAGGGGGATATCCATCCTTTAATGTAATGCATAATGGCAAAAACTTAGAACGCTTTACATTAAATATTCCCGGTAAACATAATATCTATAATGCCCTTGCTTCTATAGCTACCGCTTATACCTTAAATGTTCCTTTAATAAAAATCAAAGAAAAACTAAGTCAGTTTAAGGGAACCCATAGACGTTTTGATATATTAGGTAAATGGAATGAAGTTAGAGTAATTGATGATTATGCCCATCATCCAACTGAAATAAAGGCGACCTTAGATGCCACTAAAAAATTTCCCCACAATAAAATATGGTGTGTATTTCAACCCCATACCTATAGTAGAACTAAAGCCTTGCTTTTAGATTTTGCCAAGGCATTTAATGATGCTGATAAAATTATTATTACAGATATATATGCTGCGAGGGAAGAAGATACCGGCGAAATTCATTCAAAAACTTTAGTTGATCTTATTAGAAAGGAAGACCTTGATGTAACTTACATTAGTTCCCTTAATGAGGTAGTAGAGTATTTAAAGGAACATACGGTTTCTGAAGATATTGTATTGACTATGGGTGCTGGAAATGTCTATGAGGTCGGAAAAATGCTAATTGAAGAAAATGCCAATTCATAGGGGTATCTCCATACCTTGGACTTCATTTATTTTAAAACCCTAGGGTATGGAATAAAAAACTACATTTTAAGATGGCTACATTGAAAAATTCTTTACATATTAATATATGTAAAGAATTTTTCAATACAAAATATCACCCATAGACCTATGTTTCTATTTTATACCCCCATAGCATTCTAAAACCGGTACAACAAACATAAATCCAATACCCATTGTATTTTCTGTTCCTAATTTCAACTCTTCTTTTATGGCATCTATTGCTTTTCTTAGCTTGTCTTCATCTTTAATAACACTTACTATGGTTTTGTTATATGGTTTATTTCCATCTAAAAGCTTTCTAATACCTGCGAAGATAGGGACATCTACCTTATTCTGAAGAAGCACTCTACCCATTCCCACACTATCAAGGGTTGTTGCCCCACAGCCAATATCATAAAAGATTTTATGAATATCTTCTACCTTATCAACATCATTCAATATTAAAAATAGCGCATACATATTTTCACCTCCCTATTTACTATAAGTTAGTCTCTTTAGCTTTAATTATTGCATATTTTGTTGCAACTGGTCCAATTATTTCTGTAATAATTGTTGTTGCCAATAATATTGTGATAACTATATTTCCTAGTTTAGTACCTGCAAATTCTCTATTCACTACAATTGCAAGCCCTACAGCTACTCCAACCTGAGATAACAGTCCTAAACCAATATATCTCCTAACGGTATCCGATGCCTTTGATATTACTCCTCCTAGGGAAGCTCCAGCAATTTTCCCTGTGATTCTAAGTATAAGGTATGCTATACCTATCAATCCAATCTTTGGAATTAAGCTTATATCGAGTCTTGCCCCTGCTAAAATAAAAAATACAGTTATAATCGGTGGAGAAAATCTTTCTATACTAGAAAAAGCCCTTTTATGGTTTGAGGATATATTAGCAACCATTATGCCTAATGACATAGAAGTAAGCAAAGGCGACAATGTAAGCATGGTTGCAATTCCATCCGTAAGTATAATAATGCCGATGATAAATGAAATCATTTCCATTTCCTTAGTTGAGATTTTAATTAAGTATGCTAAGAGTATTCCTATTATTCCTCCAACTATAATGGATAAAATAATTTCTTGAACAGGATAAACTACCACCTTATATAGGGTTATAACTTCATGTTTGATGAATACCTTTGCTATAGATGAAGCAATGGCATATATCATAAGGCAAATGGCATCATCTACAGCCACTACCCCAAGCAAAGTGCTTGTTAAGGGCCCATTTGCATTATACTCCCTTAAAACCATTACTGTTGCAGCCGGAGCAGTTGCAGATGAAACCGCCCCTAATATCAAAGCAATTGCCATATCCTTAGTTATTAGGAATGTTATCCCCGTAACTAATATAAAGGCTCCTAATGCCTCACATATGGCTATAATAAATATAGATTTCCCTAACTTTTTAATAACGGATAATTCCAATTCACTACCTATATTAAAGGCAATTATACCTAATGCAAAATCACTAATAAATGACAAGTCTTCTATAAACCCACTACTTATAATATCAAATCCCGATTTCCCTAACAGTAACCCTGCAATAATGTATCCAGCAACAGCTGGAATTTTTAATTTGTTTAAAAATTTTCCAAATAAAACACCTACAATTAGTGCTATTCCTAATACAATAAATGGATTCATTTCACACACCTCTTCATAATTATGAATTTAATAGTATAGGGATTTAAGTAGAGAATTTAATTTATACTATATAAATCCTATATATTTTGTTGTGTTTCAAAATTGAATATAAAATACAACAAAATATATTCTACGCCTATCGGTGGGAAAAGTAAATCACATATACAAGGGAAATCGTTAACTATTTTTACAAATCAGCTAATTTTTTTTGTGCTTCTTCTAAATAAATTTTTTCTAAAATTTTTATGAAACTTACTAACTCTTTTTTATTTAATTTATATATATACCTCTTATTTTCTTCAGACTCAATTAAGCCTATTGTCATATACCCGGTTTCACTATAAAATTTAAGCTTTATATCATGATTAATATATATTTCATAATTATTTTCATTAAGTCCTATGCCTTCTCTTATGAACTCTTCATCCTCAACCTTTTTTTTATAAAGTGACTTTATACTTGCTATAACTACTTTTCTATTTTTACCTTCCTCCAGATCAATGCCTGTCGTCGATTGAGCGTCATTTACTATACTCATCTTTTTAACATCATTAAAGACATCATTAGCTCCAAACTCTGTTTGCCCATAATTTCCAATCTTTTTTGGAACTAACTCAATATCCTTTTTTTCTAAATTTTCTTTAATGATAACCTTATCATTGCTTTTTCTAATAACGATTCTATATGTTATAGCAGCACTAATTGTAGATAGAATTATAAGACATACAATGAATGTAAAAACATTTTTTTTATCAAACATCCCTTTATTATCCTTTCCTACTCTAAATCCTCTTGACTTATTGGCTTAGCAAATTACACAATCACCATCTATAAAACCCTATGCCCCATCTATCTGCTCTATTACAATTACAATAAAAAAAAGCGGCTTTATATCAGCCGCTTCAAAACATCGTTTACAATAATTCCCCTTAAGACCTAGGAGTCTTGGATACCGCCTAATATTTTATTGTTCTCCAGAACCATTCTTATATATTTGTATCATTAGATTTTTAGTTTCCGTTGAATCATATATATAGTATGATATTCCCTTAGGCTTACCAGGAAGAGTATATGTCTCAATATCATTTTCAGAAATTCCTACCGCCTTTGTAGCATAGTATACTATTTGATCTAGTTCCATATCGGTTTTTACAAATTTAAATACAGTACGAGCAACTGCAGGTAGTTTTTTAAGGTTTAATGCACTTTTAGCCGCAGATTTTACAAACTGCTTTTGACGCTTTATTCTACCTATATCCCCGTCAGAATGAGTACCATCATTATTTTTTCTATACCGTAAAAACTTTATAGCGTCCTTACCCTTCAACACCCTAGTACCCTTCTTAAAATGAATATGAAGAGGTGGCTTAGAATAGGGGTCATCATAGTCCATATTAAAGGGAATATTAACCTTTACTCCCCCAAGGGAATCAACTATATTCTCTACTCCTTTATAGGACATTGTCACATAATGATGAATAGGAACCTTTAGAATATTGGCAACAGCCTTCATAACACCTTCTGGCCCACCGCCATTGTCTCTTTTAAATCCATATACCGCATTGATTTTCTTTTGATCTGCTCTAGTATAGCCAGCTGTTTCATGATAAGTATCCCTCGGTATAGAGATCAAATCCACCTTTTTACTTTCAGGATCAAAGCTAGCTAAAATCATCGTATCGGTTCTAGTTCCTTCTAATCCCATAAGTAAAACATTTATTCTGCTACTTTTTTCTGTAAGTTTTTGGAGTTCTGTTTTCTCTATTTTTTTTGGTTTCTCAGGAGCTTCATTAGCACTTTGTTCAGGAATGGGATCTGGATCAGGCTTAATAGCATTACTTGGACCATCATTTGGCATCTTTAATATTGCCAGTACAACCCCTCCAAACAAAAGAGTGAAACAGACAAAAGCTATTGCAAATATTTTTATAAATGATTTCATAAACTCACCTTCCAATATATAAGTCACTACTAATAGTATTATATAAAATATATGTATTTACATATTAATAGAAATTCAAGGGCATTAAGCTCTTTTATTTAATACCGCAAAGTTCATAATTCCCCCAATCAAATCATAACATACTACAACCCTAACCAAGAATATTTTAGAGCAATATACCAAGTATTATTTTATCATATAATACAGGTACTTTAATAATTAATTTTTTATTACAAAGTTAAAAATGGGATGTCCCAAGAAAATAGTGCCCTTAGTTCATCCCTCCAATTCTCCTAATGCATCATTGCTTCTAGGGCAAAACCAACCACTAGCATTACTATACCCATCAACGCTGGAGCAATCCCTTCTCCTCCACGTGTTGGATCCTCAAAACCTTCTTTTTTATTCCTAGCAAAATATCCTTTTCTTATTTTAGGTGTGCCAATCAATAAACCCGATGAGATAACACTGGCTATTAATCCAGCCCCAAGCACGAAAATATAAGCCCCCTTGAGAAAATGCCATCCCTTAAATAATGAGAACCCACCCCCAATCACAGTGAAAACAGCAGAATAAATTAGACCTT
It includes:
- a CDS encoding cation:proton antiporter produces the protein MNPFIVLGIALIVGVLFGKFLNKLKIPAVAGYIIAGLLLGKSGFDIISSGFIEDLSFISDFALGIIAFNIGSELELSVIKKLGKSIFIIAICEALGAFILVTGITFLITKDMAIALILGAVSSATAPAATVMVLREYNANGPLTSTLLGVVAVDDAICLMIYAIASSIAKVFIKHEVITLYKVVVYPVQEIILSIIVGGIIGILLAYLIKISTKEMEMISFIIGIIILTDGIATMLTLSPLLTSMSLGIMVANISSNHKRAFSSIERFSPPIITVFFILAGARLDISLIPKIGLIGIAYLILRITGKIAGASLGGVISKASDTVRRYIGLGLLSQVGVAVGLAIVVNREFAGTKLGNIVITILLATTIITEIIGPVATKYAIIKAKETNL
- a CDS encoding LCP family protein, with amino-acid sequence MKSFIKIFAIAFVCFTLLFGGVVLAILKMPNDGPSNAIKPDPDPIPEQSANEAPEKPKKIEKTELQKLTEKSSRINVLLMGLEGTRTDTMILASFDPESKKVDLISIPRDTYHETAGYTRADQKKINAVYGFKRDNGGGPEGVMKAVANILKVPIHHYVTMSYKGVENIVDSLGGVKVNIPFNMDYDDPYSKPPLHIHFKKGTRVLKGKDAIKFLRYRKNNDGTHSDGDIGRIKRQKQFVKSAAKSALNLKKLPAVARTVFKFVKTDMELDQIVYYATKAVGISENDIETYTLPGKPKGISYYIYDSTETKNLMIQIYKNGSGEQ
- the murC gene encoding UDP-N-acetylmuramate--L-alanine ligase, with translation MLDFLNKKNVNSIHLVGIGGIGMSALAEILLDKGFRISGSDIKSSHITRKLENKGIKIYIGHDENNVLNANIIVYTSAVKPDNPEIVKAKALDIPTIDRAEMLGKLMISYDTSIAVSGTHGKTTTTSMISLIFEHAELNPTILVGGELSEIGGNVKIGSNEILITEACEYKDNFLKFNPNVGIVLNVDEDHLDYFNDLDHILSTFSKFVKLIPKKGHLILNNDDYDVKKLIPHAKCNIITCGINLASDFQATNITFSEGGYPSFNVMHNGKNLERFTLNIPGKHNIYNALASIATAYTLNVPLIKIKEKLSQFKGTHRRFDILGKWNEVRVIDDYAHHPTEIKATLDATKKFPHNKIWCVFQPHTYSRTKALLLDFAKAFNDADKIIITDIYAAREEDTGEIHSKTLVDLIRKEDLDVTYISSLNEVVEYLKEHTVSEDIVLTMGAGNVYEVGKMLIEENANS